The following proteins are encoded in a genomic region of Mycobacterium kiyosense:
- the TB9.4 gene encoding hypothetical protein has product MEVKIGITQSARELVFSSAQTPAEVEELVGAALREDSGLLSLTDERGRRYLVNADKIAYVEIGVADARRVGFGVGADLAAKAKS; this is encoded by the coding sequence GTGGAGGTCAAGATCGGTATCACGCAAAGTGCGCGCGAGCTGGTGTTCTCCAGTGCGCAGACGCCCGCCGAGGTCGAAGAGTTGGTGGGCGCGGCATTGCGCGAAGACTCGGGACTGTTGAGCCTGACCGACGAGCGCGGCCGCCGTTACCTGGTCAACGCGGACAAGATCGCCTACGTCGAGATCGGTGTCGCCGACGCGCGCCGGGTCGGCTTCGGCGTCGGGGCGGACTTGGCGGCCAAAGCCAAGAGCTAG
- the gpm2 gene encoding acid phosphatase encodes MGVDSHRLLLLRHGETEWSKTGRHTGRTDIELTAAGREQAEFAGVVLGELGLDDPIVICSPRRRTLVTADLAGLIVDQVTPLLAEWDYGEYEGLTTPQIRESDPDWLVWTHGCPGGETTAQVSERADRAIALALENMESRDVLLVSHGHFSRAVITRWVQLPVTEGYRFGMPTATIAICGFEHGIRQLSQLGLSCHPRPAATA; translated from the coding sequence ATGGGGGTCGACAGTCACCGGCTACTGCTGCTGCGACACGGCGAGACCGAATGGTCGAAAACCGGTCGGCACACCGGCCGCACCGACATCGAGCTGACAGCCGCCGGCCGGGAGCAGGCCGAGTTCGCCGGTGTCGTTCTCGGCGAGCTCGGCCTGGACGACCCCATAGTGATCTGCAGCCCGCGACGCCGCACCCTGGTCACCGCGGATCTGGCCGGGCTGATCGTCGATCAGGTGACGCCGCTGCTCGCGGAGTGGGATTACGGCGAATACGAAGGCCTGACCACGCCGCAGATTCGCGAATCCGACCCGGATTGGCTGGTGTGGACACATGGTTGTCCCGGCGGTGAAACCACCGCGCAGGTCAGTGAACGAGCCGACCGCGCCATCGCCCTGGCGTTGGAGAACATGGAATCGCGAGATGTGCTGCTGGTCAGCCACGGCCACTTCTCCCGCGCCGTCATCACCCGATGGGTGCAGCTTCCGGTGACCGAGGGTTACCGCTTCGGCATGCCCACCGCGACCATCGCGATCTGCGGGTTCGAACACGGCATCCGGCAGCTCAGCCAGCTCGGTCTGAGCTGCCATCCGCGACCGGCAGCTACCGCGTGA
- a CDS encoding chromosome partitioning protein ParA, protein MSELRVLAVANQKGGVAKTTTVASLGAAMVDKGKRVLLVDLDPQGCLTFSLGQDPDKLPVSVHEVLLGEVEPSAALVTTAEGMTLLPANIDLAGAEAMLLMRAGREYALKRALAKIADDFDVVIIDCPPSLGVLTLNGLTAADEVMVPLQCETLAHRGVGQFLRTVADVQQITNPDLRLLGALPTLYDPRTTHTRDVLLDVADRYELPVLAPPIPRTVRFAEASASGSSVLAGRKNKGAVAYRELAEALLKHWKTGKPLPTFTVEY, encoded by the coding sequence GTGAGTGAGTTGCGCGTGCTGGCGGTGGCCAACCAGAAAGGCGGTGTGGCCAAGACGACGACGGTCGCCTCGCTCGGCGCGGCGATGGTGGACAAGGGAAAACGGGTGCTGCTCGTCGACCTGGATCCGCAAGGGTGCCTGACTTTCTCGCTTGGCCAAGACCCCGACAAACTGCCCGTTTCCGTGCATGAAGTGCTGCTCGGCGAGGTGGAACCGTCCGCCGCGCTGGTCACCACGGCGGAGGGGATGACGCTGCTGCCGGCCAACATCGATCTGGCCGGGGCCGAAGCGATGCTGCTGATGCGGGCCGGGCGGGAGTACGCGCTTAAACGGGCGCTCGCCAAGATCGCCGACGATTTCGACGTCGTGATCATCGACTGCCCCCCGTCGCTGGGCGTGCTCACCCTCAATGGGCTCACCGCCGCCGACGAGGTCATGGTGCCCCTGCAATGCGAAACGCTGGCGCATCGCGGCGTGGGCCAGTTCCTGCGCACCGTCGCCGATGTCCAGCAGATCACCAACCCGGACCTGCGGCTGCTGGGCGCGCTGCCCACGCTGTACGACCCGCGCACCACCCACACCCGCGACGTGCTGCTCGACGTCGCCGACCGTTACGAGCTGCCGGTGCTGGCGCCGCCGATTCCGCGGACGGTGCGCTTCGCCGAGGCCAGCGCGTCGGGCTCGTCAGTGCTGGCGGGACGCAAGAACAAGGGCGCGGTGGCCTACCGCGAGCTGGCGGAGGCCCTGCTCAAGCACTGGAAGACCGGCAAGCCACTGCCCACGTTCACCGTCGAGTACTGA
- a CDS encoding TetR family transcriptional regulator: MSDLAKAAPRRAVRSAEGVRPGDAAAPSNRRGNRLPRDERRGQLLVVASDVFVDRGYHAAGMDEIADRAGVSKPVLYQHFSSKLELYLAVLNRHVENLVSGVQQALGRTTDNRRRLHSAVQAFFDFIEHDSQGYRLIFENDYVTEPEVAAQVRVATESCIDAVFALIAEDSGLDPHRARMIAVGLVGMSVDSARYWLDSDKPISKSDAVDGTVQFAWGGLSHVPLTRS, encoded by the coding sequence ATGAGCGATCTCGCCAAGGCAGCGCCGCGACGCGCTGTCCGGTCGGCCGAAGGAGTTCGGCCGGGCGATGCCGCTGCGCCCTCGAACCGTCGCGGCAACCGGCTGCCGCGCGACGAGCGACGCGGCCAGTTGCTGGTGGTCGCCAGTGACGTGTTCGTCGACCGCGGCTACCACGCGGCCGGGATGGACGAGATCGCCGACCGCGCGGGTGTGAGCAAACCTGTTCTTTACCAACACTTTTCGAGCAAGCTGGAACTGTATCTGGCGGTGCTGAACCGGCATGTGGAGAACCTGGTCTCCGGCGTTCAGCAGGCCCTGGGCCGCACGACCGACAACAGGCGGCGACTGCACTCGGCCGTGCAGGCGTTCTTCGACTTCATCGAGCACGACAGCCAGGGTTATCGGCTGATCTTCGAGAACGACTATGTCACCGAGCCGGAGGTGGCCGCGCAGGTGCGGGTGGCCACCGAATCCTGCATCGACGCGGTGTTCGCGTTGATCGCCGAGGACTCCGGCCTGGATCCGCATCGCGCCCGGATGATCGCGGTGGGGCTGGTCGGCATGAGCGTGGACAGCGCCCGCTACTGGCTGGACTCCGACAAGCCGATCTCGAAGTCGGATGCGGTCGACGGCACCGTGCAGTTCGCCTGGGGCGGACTGTCGCACGTGCCGCTCACCCGCTCCTAG
- the rhlE gene encoding ATP-dependent RNA helicase RhlE yields the protein MTALKPNTELTPEPGFADLGVRDEIVRALAEKGIETPFAIQELTLPLALAGEDVIGQARTGMGKTFGFGVPLLQRVTSETATRPLTGAPRALVVVPTRELCLQVTGDLATAAKYLKAPKDDGGERPLSVISIYGGRPYEAQIEALQKGADVVIGTPGRLLDLCQQGHLQLGGLSVLVLDEADEMLDLGFLPDIERILRQIPADRQSMLFSATMPDPIITLARTFMTQPTHIRAEAPHSLAVHDTTEQFVYRAHALDKVELVSRILQAEGRGATMIFTRTKRTAQKVADELNERGFAVGAVHGDLGQIAREKALKAFRSGDINVLVATDVAARGIDIDDVTHVINYQCPEDEKMYVHRIGRTGRAGRTGVAVTLVDWDELERWTMIDKALGLGSPHPAETYSNSPHLYTELSIPTDTGGAVGAPHKAPAKRRETSRETSSDDSATRPARRANRRQRTRGGKPVTGHPANPAGTGDAASESGTPASAPAGSGAAATSARRRRRRRKPADASPATN from the coding sequence ATGACTGCACTCAAACCCAACACTGAACTGACCCCCGAGCCAGGATTCGCCGACCTCGGCGTCCGCGACGAGATCGTCCGCGCCCTGGCCGAAAAGGGCATCGAGACCCCGTTCGCCATTCAGGAACTGACGCTGCCGCTGGCGCTGGCCGGCGAGGACGTGATAGGCCAGGCCCGCACCGGCATGGGCAAGACCTTCGGGTTCGGCGTGCCGCTGCTGCAGCGCGTCACCTCCGAGACCGCGACACGACCGCTGACCGGAGCCCCGCGGGCGCTGGTCGTGGTACCGACCCGCGAATTGTGCCTGCAGGTCACCGGCGACCTGGCGACCGCGGCCAAATACTTGAAGGCCCCCAAGGACGACGGCGGCGAGCGTCCGCTCTCGGTGATCTCCATCTACGGCGGCCGCCCCTACGAGGCGCAGATCGAGGCCCTGCAAAAGGGCGCCGACGTCGTGATCGGCACGCCGGGACGGTTGCTCGACCTATGCCAGCAGGGGCACCTGCAGCTGGGTGGGCTGTCGGTCCTGGTGCTCGACGAGGCTGACGAAATGCTCGACCTGGGCTTTCTGCCCGACATCGAACGCATCCTGCGGCAGATCCCCGCCGACCGGCAGTCGATGCTGTTCTCCGCGACCATGCCGGACCCGATCATCACGCTGGCCCGTACGTTCATGACCCAGCCCACCCACATCCGGGCCGAGGCGCCGCACTCGCTGGCGGTGCACGACACCACCGAGCAGTTCGTCTACCGGGCGCACGCTCTGGACAAAGTGGAACTGGTCAGCCGGATCCTGCAGGCCGAGGGGCGCGGCGCGACGATGATCTTCACCCGCACCAAGCGCACCGCCCAGAAAGTTGCCGACGAGTTGAACGAGCGCGGGTTCGCCGTCGGCGCCGTCCACGGCGACCTCGGCCAGATCGCGCGTGAGAAGGCGCTCAAGGCGTTCCGCTCCGGTGACATCAACGTCCTGGTCGCCACCGACGTGGCGGCCCGCGGCATCGACATCGACGACGTCACCCACGTCATCAACTACCAGTGCCCCGAGGACGAGAAGATGTACGTCCACCGCATCGGGCGCACCGGCCGCGCCGGCCGTACCGGTGTCGCGGTCACTTTGGTGGACTGGGACGAACTCGAACGCTGGACGATGATCGACAAAGCGCTGGGACTGGGTTCGCCCCACCCGGCCGAGACGTACTCCAATTCGCCGCACCTGTACACCGAGCTGTCAATCCCGACCGACACCGGCGGCGCCGTCGGCGCACCGCACAAAGCCCCGGCCAAGCGTCGGGAAACCAGTCGGGAAACCAGCAGCGACGACTCGGCCACCCGGCCGGCGCGTCGTGCCAACCGGCGCCAGCGCACCCGCGGCGGCAAGCCGGTGACCGGCCATCCCGCCAACCCGGCCGGCACCGGTGACGCCGCTTCCGAGTCGGGCACGCCTGCGTCGGCTCCTGCCGGCTCGGGCGCGGCGGCCACCTCGGCGCGGCGGCGCCGGCGTCGGCGCAAGCCCGCTGACGCCTCTCCGGCGACCAACTGA
- the moeZ gene encoding putative adenylyltransferase/sulfurtransferase MoeZ: MPSLPPLVEPAAALSRDEVARYSRHLIIPELGTDGQKRLKNARVLVIGAGGLGSPTLLYLAAAGVGTLGIVEFDVVDESNLQRQIIHGSADVGHSKARSARDSIAAINPFVRVRLHEVRLEPANAVDLFAQYDLIVDGTDNFATRYLVNDAAVLAGKPYVWGSIYRFEGQASVFWEAAPDGLGLNYRDLYPQPPPPGLVPSCAEGGVLGIVCASIASVMGTEAIKLITGIGETLLGRLMIYDALQMSYRTIRIRKDPSTPKITELVDYEQFCGVLSDDAGDAAAGSTITPAELRTMLDSGRKVALIDVREQVEWDIVHIDGAQLVPKSLIMSGEGLAKLPQDRVAVLYCKSGVRSAEALAAVKRAGFADALHLQGGIEAWANQVQPDMVRY; encoded by the coding sequence ATGCCGTCGTTGCCGCCGCTGGTCGAACCCGCCGCCGCGCTCAGTCGCGACGAGGTGGCCCGCTACAGCCGTCATCTCATCATTCCCGAGTTGGGCACCGACGGGCAGAAGCGGCTGAAGAACGCCCGCGTGCTGGTGATCGGCGCCGGCGGACTCGGATCACCGACGCTGCTGTACCTGGCCGCCGCCGGCGTCGGCACCCTCGGCATCGTCGAATTCGACGTCGTCGACGAATCCAACCTGCAACGCCAGATCATCCACGGCAGCGCCGACGTCGGGCACTCCAAGGCCCGGTCGGCGCGCGACTCGATCGCAGCGATCAACCCGTTCGTGCGGGTGCGCCTGCACGAGGTCCGGCTGGAGCCCGCCAACGCAGTCGACCTGTTCGCGCAGTACGACCTGATCGTCGACGGCACCGACAACTTCGCCACCCGCTATCTGGTCAACGACGCCGCCGTACTGGCCGGCAAGCCCTACGTGTGGGGCTCGATCTACCGATTCGAGGGTCAGGCCTCGGTGTTTTGGGAAGCCGCGCCCGACGGCTTGGGTTTGAACTACCGCGACCTGTACCCCCAGCCGCCCCCGCCGGGCCTGGTGCCGTCCTGCGCGGAAGGGGGAGTGCTGGGCATCGTCTGCGCCTCGATCGCGTCGGTGATGGGTACCGAGGCGATCAAGCTGATCACCGGTATCGGCGAGACGCTGCTGGGTCGCCTGATGATCTACGACGCGCTGCAGATGAGCTACCGCACGATCCGGATCCGCAAGGATCCCTCGACACCGAAGATCACCGAACTCGTTGACTACGAACAGTTTTGCGGCGTGCTATCCGATGATGCCGGGGATGCTGCCGCTGGTTCCACCATCACCCCGGCCGAGCTGCGCACCATGCTGGACTCGGGCCGCAAGGTGGCCCTGATCGATGTGCGCGAACAGGTGGAGTGGGACATCGTGCATATCGACGGGGCGCAGCTGGTGCCGAAGTCGCTGATCATGTCCGGTGAGGGTCTGGCCAAGCTGCCGCAGGACCGGGTCGCGGTGCTGTACTGCAAGAGCGGGGTGCGTTCGGCGGAGGCGCTGGCCGCGGTCAAGCGGGCCGGTTTCGCCGACGCGCTGCACCTGCAGGGTGGCATCGAGGCCTGGGCCAACCAGGTGCAGCCCGACATGGTCAGGTACTGA
- a CDS encoding hypothetical protein (frameshifted, deletion at around 1416435) produces MTGTKQLFDLVNIAYTDARGFPVTEFNVALPWTKVVVLNPGVQTESVIATSIYGQLNCSIVNAQGQLVKASTNNSSIATCTR; encoded by the coding sequence GTGACCGGCACCAAGCAGCTCTTCGACCTGGTGAACATCGCCTACACCGACGCGCGGGGCTTTCCGGTGACGGAGTTCAACGTGGCACTGCCGTGGACGAAAGTCGTGGTGCTCAACCCGGGCGTGCAGACCGAGTCGGTGATAGCCACCAGCATCTACGGCCAGCTGAACTGCTCGATCGTCAACGCCCAAGGTCAGCTGGTCAAGGCCTCGACCAACAACTCCTCGATCGCCACCTGCACCCGCTAA